One Plasmodium vivax chromosome 13, whole genome shotgun sequence genomic region harbors:
- a CDS encoding hypothetical protein, conserved (encoded by transcript PVX_086290A) — protein MESVKRNENQNEHTQREEKNKLTAFEHNDVVFFKHKEKNKIGIGRVVNFYTELKINDILLVSDHNVTLANYTKILNNINDGKYLQSYIANLGSENGASTPYQASNSNASEKSNCKLYEKEQKQDYKHTNVKEKNEEKEMHANTKTGNNNNSANNPEFKCEMKKRRRRKKTHTKDTALIHSNSISNCVMRKNDEKRKASKLFYIVQSLENYKYILQYKKAFKHYKLFTHKKWEVIKTLFCKNIQNQVSFVLAVKLLEVKKLYANNVNLQNVMINNLMKIYKSEKDLHVDHLVLNFIKKLDVRIILQNNVLITNDDFNEILSRNKKEKEEDSKRKMLHSNKVDGHLDEANATTQGEISHLLGSHRGSCGSGKVGSDYDNGISTSHQGGHVDGQQNDMPHASNVDHFGKCPVDWGMEQPADLGTKQPIDIGTKGLFDFGTKQPFDFGTKQPFDFGTKQPFDFGTKQPLNFGKKQPPKYAAKYLIDYGTKQPTDSPLESDELEGSRKRRKKTKISLQKYARKRKVIEGETYQYELKGNLLAKFKSPQGVAYRGCIKSICKGKNSILSYFLIVPSFFWFNDSFYFSCLNIDMDIFQLLEIIKIVDNSKKKQIESISFAKYKSLRKIYDYMYNPNPNAVHSLLRKGAATENAPVKVRVRAPKGDITKKRKTRKKRTLQVKLGKRKRKERVADKPLKASVTKERTRRRVRKRKKGQEESLDGKVGRGLKIKKRKKEVVQPEVTEKKRRGRKKKVVPIQEERNGEEAKEVKGGRKVEEVKMKKEMEEEVPHEKEEEMHHEKEEEMHRKKEEAPRENETKAQNNEAETNPLSKAPNELGGDDPTKVTQDSFTKRSLFNLNKERTNTYLTKFAHFFKLSENSKQKLKPDDEEGKKGTPPQTVGSETAQENNHMKDDKKETTVITNTNENEQSINVVAKANEEEGVILRKEDPGEKAPNEKANQGCANVNEVTGEAYDQVVDPDNTLISKLIANGKEADEHSVLDPPSVGEGSANEIHKHVSCQQENVDENGVTINDHTEQLNDNGGNTPSAFVEEAVVKDNPKQLEGQVEPLYQKMAQMDIKNEEEIFKKENFGDLNEDNDEKPTNYKNGILGDKRDSLTGDSRSDQNESTTSQNSYEKKETANGYNGSDQNESTTSQNSYEKKEALNGENACDRNEFTDSPKYDEKMEQAIGAGASEVNQSMSGTLMSYANQPMSGTLMSYANQPMSGTLMSFPNEPMSGTLMSFPNEPMSGTLMNFPNGQMSGAIMSFPNDPINRTIISDANDPVNGTIIGEANHVDNRSNAHLRKVSNTNKLVKKEPEENDHYNLTVHIDLSNKNDTPRVYSTTQAYCNNYCKNKLAEHIKKFLDDEKIKKIETLYKFCKEDINILLYVYVMHIYVSKLCKNVIVKVLNPKCKNVKKKKYPDNDFILTPLIGYSYANYYYLKINKRKRKTKMKGKTKMKTKMEKKAEKKTEKKTKAKIKTEKKTKAKTKTEKKIDQRFKLIKKTLITKKRKRKKKKKRGRKKKLIEQTKTEVKRRRRRRRRTRKKKSDLLSDTYVKPKRSRSRLKKISKMKNTDDKTCGKTENVIKCTTKFVNFYLWGIYNWNYNKTLRVSFNNISNKKISSFDIYNFFFYNYDTISNLNEINKDLSTLIGIYKNVRTVLYQNSSIYGNLFLLKPTNSMTRTHSDDELIKFWLKTLNELHQIREGFCKFF, from the exons ATGGAAAGCGtcaaaagaaatgaaaatcaAAATGAACACACTCAACgtgaagaaaagaataaattaaCCGCCTTCGAACATAATGACGTAGTATTCTTCAAGCacaaggagaaaaacaaaataggaATTGGGAGAGTAGTCAACTTTTACACAGAACTCAAAATTAATGATATCCTTTTAGTCTCCGATCATAATGTAACCCTGGCCAATTACACCAAAATATTGAACAATATAAATGATGGAAAGTATCTTCAAAGTTACATTGCAAATTTGGGAAGCGAAAATGGAGCCAGCACCCCCTACCAAGCTTCTAACTCCAATGCAAGCGAAAAAAGCAATTGTAAGCTTTacgaaaaggagcaaaaacaGGACTATAAACATACCaatgtgaaggaaaaaaatgaagaaaaagaaatgcacGCCAACACAAAAACGGGAAACAATAACAACAGCGCCAACAACCCTGAGTTCAAgtgcgaaatgaaaaaaagacgcaggagaaaaaaaacgcacacaaaGGATACGGCCCTTATACACAGTAACAGCATAAGCAACTGCGTAATGcgtaaaaatgatgaaaaaagaaaagccaGTAAATTATTCTACATAGTCCAATCgttagaaaattataaatacattttacaGTACAAAAAAGCCTTCAAACATTACAAACTATTTACGCATAAGAAGTGGGAAGTTATAAAAACGCTCTTCTGCAAAAACATACAGAATCAAGTCAGCTTCGTTCTCGCCGTGAAATTATTGGAAGTTAAAAAGCTCTATGCGAATAAtgtaaatttacaaaatgttatgataaataatttgatgaaaatttataaaagcgaaaaagatCTCCATGTAGATCACCTTGTcctaaattttattaaaaaattagacgTCCGAATTATATTGCAGAATAATGTCCTCATAACTAATGATGACTTTAATGAAATTCTGTCTaggaacaaaaaggagaaagaagaGGATAGCAAACGGAAGATGCTCCACTCGAACAAGGTTGATGGCCATCTGGATGAAGCAAATGCCACCACACAGGGGGAAATATCACATTTGTTGGGTTCCCACAGAGGAAGTTGCGGGAGCGGCAAAGTGGGAAGCGACTACGACAACGGGATAAGCACATCCCATCAGGGGGGTCATGTGGATGGCCAGCAGAACGATATGCCCCACGCAAGTAATGTAGACCATTTCGGCAAGTGCCCCGTCGATTGGGGGATGGAGCAGCCAGCCGACTTGGGGACCAAGCAGCCCATTGACATTGGCACGAAGGGGCTCTTTGACTTCGGCACGAAGCAGCCCTTTGACTTTGGTACGAAGCAACCCTTTGATTTTGGTACGAAGCAACCCTTTGACTTCGGAACCAAGCAACCCCTTAACTTCGGGAAGAAGCAACCCCCCAAGTACGCGGCGAAGTATCTCATTGACTACGGGACGAAGCAACCGACTGATTCTCCCCTTGAAAGCGACGAACTAGAAGGCTCCCgaaaaaggcgcaaaaaaacCAAAATCAGCCTCCAAAAGTATgcaaggaaaagaaaagtaatAGAAGGAGAAACGTATCAATACGAATTGAAAGGAAATCTACTAGCCAAGTTTAAGTCCCCACAAGGGGTTGCATACAGAGGATGCATTAAAAGCATTTGCAAAGGTAAAAATAGCATTCTCTCCTACTTCTTAATAGTCCCCTCCTTCTTCTGGTTCAACGATTCTTTCTACTTCTCCTGCCTAAACATCGATATGGACATTTTTCAACTTTTGGAAATCATCAAAATTGTTGACAactcaaaaaagaaacaaataGAAAGCATATCTTTCGCCAAGTACAAAAGTTTGAGGAAAATTTACGACTATATGtataaccctaaccctaatgCGGTTCACAGCTTGTTACGAAAGGGGGCGGCCACAGAGAATGCGCCCGTGAAAGTCCGGGTGCGTGCCCCAAAGGGGGACATaacgaaaaagagaaaaacgcgaaaaaagcGTACACTACAAGTGAAGCTAGGcaagagaaagagaaaagaacGGGTCGCAGACAAACCGTTGAAGGCTAGTGTCACCAAGGAAAGAACGCGAAGGAGAGttaggaaaaggaaaaaggggcaagaAGAATCCCTAGATGGTAAGGTTGGTAGAGgcttaaaaattaagaagcgaaaaaaggaggtggtACAACCAGAAGTGaccgaaaaaaaacgcagggggagaaagaagaaagtAGTACCAATTCAAGAGGAGAGAAACGGGGAAGAGGCGAAAGAAGTTAAGGGGGGGCGAAAGGTGGAAGAagtcaaaatgaaaaaggaaatggaggaggaggtgccccacgaaaaggaagaagaaatgcaccacgaaaaggaagaagaaatgcaccgcaaaaaggaggaggcgCCCCGCGAAAACGAAACCAAAGCGCAGAACAACGAAGCAGAAACGAACCCCCTCTCCAAAGCGCCAAACGAACTGGGTGGTGATGACCCCACCAAAGTGACACAGGATTCATTCACAAAAAGGTCCCTCTTCAACCTGAACAAGGAAAGAACAAACACGTATCTTACCAAattcgctcatttttttaaactttcgGAGAACAGCAAGCAGAAATTGAAGCCGGATGATGAAGAGGGTAAAAAGGGAACTCCACCCCAAACGGTTGGAAGCGAAACTGCGCAGGAAAATAACCACATGAAGGACGATAAAAAGGAGACAACAGTTATAACGAACACGAATGAGAACGAGCAGAGCATAAACGTAGTAGCCAAGGcgaatgaggaggaaggcGTAATCCTCAGAAAAGAAGATCCAGGTGAAAAGGCTCCCAACGAAAAGGCCAACCAAGGATGTGCGAATGTGAATGAAGTCACAGGGGAGGCATATGACCAAGTGGTAGACCCAGATAATACACTTATTAGTAAATTAATTGCAAATGGTAAAGAAGCAGATGAACACAGCGTGCTGGATCCCCCCTCCGTGGGTGAAGGAAGCGCAAACGAGATACACAAACATGTCAGCTGTCAACAAGAAAATGTAGATGAAAATGGAGTGACCATAAATGACCATACGGAACAGCTAAATGACAATGGTGGTAACACCCCTAGTGCATTTGTTGAAGAAGCAGTTGTGAAGGATAACCCTAAACAGCTAGAAGGCCAAGTGGAACCCTTATATCAAAAAATGGCCCAAATGgacattaaaaatgaggaagaaatttttaaaaaagaaaattttggagACCTTAATGAGGATAACGATGAAAAACctacaaattataaaaatggcattCTGGGCGATAAAAGGGATTCACTCACGGGTGACAGTAGAAGCGATCAGAACGAATCGACGACTAGCCAAAATTCCtatgaaaagaaggaaacaGCGAATGGCTATAATGGTAGCGACCAGAATGAGTCAACGACTAGCCAAAATTCCTAcgaaaagaaggaagcaTTAAACGGCGAGAATGCATGCGACAGGAACGAATTCACGGATAGCCCAAAGTACGACGAAAAGATGGAACAGGCGATCGGAGCAGGAGCGAGCGAAGTGAACCAGTCTATGAGCGGCACACTTATGAGCTACGCGAACCAGCCGATGAGCGGCACACTTATGAGCTACGCGAACCAGCCGATGAGCGGCACACTTATGAGCTTCCCAAACGAGCCGATGAGCGGCACACTTATGAGCTTCCCAAACGAGCCGATGAGCGGCACACTTATGAACTTCCCAAACGGTCAGATGAGCGGAGCAATTATGAGTTTCCCAAACGATCCGATAAACAGAACCATAATTAGTGATGCAAACGATCCGGTAAACGGAACCATAATTGGTGAGGCAAACCATGTGGATAACCGATCGAACGCGCACCTCAGAAAGGTGAGCAACACGAACAAGCTCGTGAAAAAGGAACCGGAAGAAAACGAtcattataatttaacaGTGCACATAGACCTCTCAAACAAAAATGACACGCCCAGAGTGTATAGCACCACGCAGGCCTACTGCAACAACTACTGTAAGAACAAACTCGCGgagcacataaaaaaattcctagacgatgaaaaaattaaaaaaattgaaacgcTGTACAAATTTTGCAAAGAGGACATAAACATTCTACTATACGTTTACGTCATGCATATATACGTGAGCAAACTGTGCAAAAACGTAATTGTGAAAGTATTAAATCCaaagtgcaaaaatgtgaaaaagaaaaaatatcctgATAACGACTTCATTCTAACCCCCCTGATAGGGTACTCGTACGCGAATTATtactatttaaaaataaataaaaggaaaagaaaaacgaaaatgaaagggaaaacgaaaatgaaaacgaaaatggaaaagaaggcggaaaaaaaaacggaaaaaaaaaccaaagcaaaaataaaaacggaaaaaaaaaccaaagcaaaaacaaaaacggaaaaaaaaatagatcaGAGATTCAAACTAATAAAGAAAACGTTGATAAccaagaaaaggaaaaggaaaaaaaaaaaaaaacgaggacgaaaaaaaaaattaatagaaCAAACCAAGACAGAAGtgaaaagaaggaggaggagaagaagacgaactcgcaaaaaaaaaagtgacctTCTCAGTGACACATATGTGAAACCAAAAAGGTCCAGATCTAGGTTGAAAAAAAtctcaaaaatgaaaaacacgGATGATAAAACCTGTGGAAAAACggaaaatgtaataaaatgtaccaccaaatttgttaatttttacctATGGGGTATATACAATTGGAACTACAACAAAACGCTCCGCGTTTCTTTTAATAACATttcgaataaaaaaattagcagctttgatatttacaatttctttttttataattatgacaCCATCTCCAActtaa atgaAATAAACAAGGACCTAAGCACATTAATAGGCATTTACAAAAACGTAAGAACTGTTTTGTATCAAAATTCGTCCATTTatggaaatttatttttattaaaaccGACGAACAGCATGACCAGGACGCATTCGGATGATGAG CTAATAAAATTCTGGCTAAAAACACTAAACGAGCTGCATCAAATCAGGGAGGGCTTTTGCAAATTCTTTTGA